In Posidoniimonas corsicana, the genomic window GTCAGCTCGGCAAGTGTGGGCATCACGTCTTGGAATCCAAGCACGTGGTCCGAAACAGAGCCGGCCTTGATTGTGCCTGGCCAGCAAACAAGGTACGGCACCCGGAGGCCGCCCTCGTACAACGACCCCTTGCCGGCGCGGAAACGTTCCCCGGTCACCGGGTTCAGGTTCGGCCCGAAGAACCCGTGGGGGCGGTCGGGGGTCTTGAAGTAGTCTTGCCCACCGTTGTCCCCGCACAGAAAGATGATCGTGTTGTCGTCAAGCTCGAGCTCCTGAAGCAACGATTTGATCTCTCCGAGCTGGCGGTCGACCATGTGCATGAACGCGGCGTAGACCCGGGCGTCGCGTTCCGTGCTCTGCCCCGCCCTCCACGGCTTGTCGGCAAACAGTTTCCAAGAGGGGTCGTCCTCATCAATTCCCCAGTGCCCGTGCGGCGGCGTCCAGGGAAGGTAGCAGAAGAAGGGGTGGTCTTTGTTGTCGCGGATGAACTTGAGCGACTCACGGCAGATCACCGGCTGGGCATGGGTCTTTCCGGTGTAGGGGTCACCGCCGGTGTTGCCGGCCAGTGGCGCCTCTTCGCTGTTGCGGATGAGGTAGCGTGGGTAGTACGTGTGGGCGTGGACCTGGTCGTAGTAGCCGAAGAAGACATCGAAGCCGTGCTTCTCCGGCACACCCGAGGTGCCCCGCGCACCGATTCCCCACTTCCCGAAACCACCGGTCACGTAGCCTTGTTGTTTGAGCATCGAGGCTAGCGTTGGCTCGTCTGCCCGAATGGGCGAGTAGCCGTTGTTGGTTCGCACCGACGTGTGCCCGCTGTGCAGTCCCGTGAGCAACACACACCGCGTGGGGCCACAGACGGGCGCGCCAGCCAGCGCGTTGGTGAACCGCATACCCTCGCTGGCAAACTGGTCGATGTTGGGAGTGACCAACTCCTGATGTCCCATGTGGCTCGACTCGAAGTACCCCCATTCGTCCAGCATCAAGTAGATGATGTTCGGCTGGCTTCGCTCTCCTTCGGCGGCAGCTGCCGTGGGGAGAGCAACGAGTGTGCAGAGCATTAAGAACAGGTATCGCATGAGGTGACTACCGGGGCGTGGCGGGCTAAGGACGATGGAGGGGACGCTGAAACGTTTCCAACGCTCCGCGGCCGGAGTTCATTCAACTCCCAGCTCTCGGACGTCGCCGTTGACGCGTAGCTTTACGGCTTCAGGGGGGAACATGCCGACGCGGCGGACCGACACGTCGGTGACCTTGCCCTCCACCCAGGCGAAATCGAGTTCGTAGCCCCCCCTCGCGCGCAGGCCTTTGACCGAACCGTCGGCCCACGCCTCCGGCAGGGCCGGCAGCAGTTCGATTTCCCCCGCGTGCGATTGAAGGAGCATCTCGGCTATTCCGGCGGTGGCTCCTAGGTTGCCGTCAATCTGGAAGGGGGGATGCTTGTCGAACAGGTTGTTGTAGGTCGACTTCCTGAGCAGCAGAACGAGATTGCTGCGGGCTTTCTCCGCGTCCTTGAACCGAGCCCAGAAGTTGATGATCCATGCGCGGCTCCAACCCGTGTGGCCGCCGCCCTGGGCCAATCGGGCGTCAATCGTCTTGCGCGCGGCGGAGACCATCTCCGGAGCGTTGTTGAGGTGGTACTGACGCCCCGGGTACAGCGCGAAGAGGTGGGAGATGTGACGGTGCCCGGGGTCTACCTCACCGAAATCCTCAGCCCACTCCATCAGCCGCCCGTCCGATCCGACCTGGGGCAGCGCCAGGTTCTCAAGCTTGGCCCGCACGTCCGCGACAAACGAGTCGTCGATCCCCAGGATTTCGGCCGCTTCCAGGGTGTTGGTGAACACG contains:
- a CDS encoding arylsulfatase is translated as MRYLFLMLCTLVALPTAAAAEGERSQPNIIYLMLDEWGYFESSHMGHQELVTPNIDQFASEGMRFTNALAGAPVCGPTRCVLLTGLHSGHTSVRTNNGYSPIRADEPTLASMLKQQGYVTGGFGKWGIGARGTSGVPEKHGFDVFFGYYDQVHAHTYYPRYLIRNSEEAPLAGNTGGDPYTGKTHAQPVICRESLKFIRDNKDHPFFCYLPWTPPHGHWGIDEDDPSWKLFADKPWRAGQSTERDARVYAAFMHMVDRQLGEIKSLLQELELDDNTIIFLCGDNGGQDYFKTPDRPHGFFGPNLNPVTGERFRAGKGSLYEGGLRVPYLVCWPGTIKAGSVSDHVLGFQDVMPTLAELTDANCPPTDGLSFLPTLMGQPGQQEHPYLYWEHRNQVAVRKGRWKAYRAGKNRWELYDLAADIEEKHNVAASHPETVQELAALARESHEPVEPGEIYDRELASKDRK